A genomic stretch from Thalassophryne amazonica chromosome 18, fThaAma1.1, whole genome shotgun sequence includes:
- the LOC117530557 gene encoding acyl-CoA desaturase-like: MLILCFPAAVFCFMFSALGITAGAHRLWSHRSYKASLPLRIFLGLGNSMAFQNDIFEWARDHRVHHKYSETDVDPHNASRGFFFAHIGWLLVRKHPDVIERGRKLDLSDLMADKVVKLQRK, from the exons ATGTTGATTCTGTGTTTCCCTGCAGCTGTATTTTGTTTCATGTTCAGCGCTTTAGGAATCACTGCCGGAGCTCATCGCCTGTGGAGTCACAGATCCTACAAGGCCTCATTACCGCTCAGGATCTTTCTTGGTTTAGGAAATTCCATGGCGTTTCAG AACGACATCTTTGAGTGGGCTCGAGATCACAGAGTTCACCACAAATACTCCGAGACAGACGTCGACCCCCACAACGCTAGCCGAGGCTTCTTCTTTGCTCACATTGGCTGGCTTCTGGTGCGCAAACACCCTGATGTTATAGAAAGAGGTCGTAAGCTGGATCTCAGCGACCTGATGGCTGACAAAGTTGTGAAGTTACAAAGAAAGTAA